The following proteins are encoded in a genomic region of Zea mays cultivar B73 chromosome 9, Zm-B73-REFERENCE-NAM-5.0, whole genome shotgun sequence:
- the LOC109942258 gene encoding cytochrome b-c1 complex subunit 8: MGKTPVRMKAVVYALSPFQQKVMPGLWKDITTKIHHKVTENWISATLLLTPVVGTYQYAMWYKEQEKLSHRY, from the exons ATGGGGAAGACGCCGGTGCGGATGAAGGCGGTGGTGTACGCGCTGTCGCCCttccagcagaaggtgatgccggGGCTGTGgaaggacatcaccaccaagatcCACCACAAGGTCACCGAGAACTGGATCTCCGCCACGCTCCTCCTCACCCCCGTCGTCGGCACCTACCA ATACGCCATGTGGTACAAAGAGCAGGAGAAGCTTTCCCACAGATACTAA